Within Myotis daubentonii chromosome 13, mMyoDau2.1, whole genome shotgun sequence, the genomic segment GCCCTGAGAGTTACCTGAAGTTCTGCATAAATTGCGCAAATGCTTCAGTTCTTTCAGCAAGTGGCACGATTATGTTAATAACTGATCTAGTAATGTCAATCATTTCACTCTTCACTTTCATGAGAGGTCCAAAAGGGCGGAAGAGGGTCACATGTCTATATTCCATAAGGTCTGCTTTCTTAAAAAAGAGTTCATACTGTGTGCCCTTATCTCTCTCAGTGCGGTAATAACCTAAAAGAAAGAGTGAGGGACAAAGATGTCTCCATGTCAAAGTTTATACATTCAATGTGAATACTGATTTTACGCAAAGATCAAAAGTATGAAACCAGATCTGTAGGGTTTTTATCTGTTTGTGAAAATATTTATCCCACTATTTATCCCCacaactatctatctatctatctatctatctatctatctatctatctatctatctatctatctatctaaaagcctaatatgcaaagtgtcccctcgggagttcgactgactgggagttcaataGCTTGCTATGACaagcgctgaccaccagggtgtgtgtGGAAGCCCTggttgccagcagccagggaagggaggccccagatggcagccagcagccactaaggaccctacccgtgcacgaattttgtgcactgggactctagttccTTTATAAAAGGAGAGGTTAAAAAAAGTTCACTGCTCTGCATATTATTATTCATTCAATCTATAACATATACTTAACATGACAATTATTCCTTTttacatatgaatttttaaatagtaGAGCCTATTAACCatctgatgaaaagaaagaaattacttCCAGCAATATTAAATTCTAGACCTGAGAGTTAAAACTTCTATTGCTTGGTTCAgctcaacaaaaaataaattgaatgccATTGTGTCAATCACTGGTGGTATAAAGAGGGCTACATGGTCCCAGTTTTGAGTAAGGGTCAGTTTAGTGACggagacagaaaaataaagaaataataatagagtgataaatatatgtgtgcacatacacacacacacacacacacacacacacacacacacacacacacactgaatatagtgaagtcagacaaagaaaaattAGTATAGATTTAAACATGGTGACTTGAGATGCCTTTGGGAGAAAAACATGAAGTTTACTGGGCTGATTTTTAAGTGTGACACTGAGGAGAAAGGTTAGACCTACAGATGTGTGAGTCACTTTCAACGTCTGGGAATAAAATGGAGATAGACTGTTCCCACTCTTCCTGAGGCTTACAGTCAAGCAGGAACTACAAATCAGAAAATAAGCAATACCATAAGACAAGAACTATGAGAGGGAACACAGGCAGAGGTTACAAGCGCACACAGGAAGCACTGCTATCTTAGACTTGCAGGTTGGAGATGACTTCCCAGAAGTGTCTTCTAAGCTGAAGTCTGGAAAGAGGAATAGGAATTGCTCAGTTGTCAGTAATTATTTTTTGGTGAGAGGAGGATCACAGTGGAAGAAAACCGAGGGACAACATATATTCCACACAGAGAAAAATCTTGTAAGTGACAGAATCCAAGGAAAGTTACAAGCAGAATATAAAACTGGCCTTGGTTCCTTTCTTTTCAGGCAGATGTGAAGACATTTTACATGTTACGTAGTTATCTTTCTCAGCAGCTTTCAATTCTGCTATAAACTACAAACatagagtgaaaagaaaaaaacctgagCTTGCAGAAAAACTGGAAGAATTCTGAGAGAAGCAACCCACTGAAAATGGCAGGAAGTGACAGCAGAAAAAAGAGGTGGAAAGGGAGAAGACAGTTGAAATGCCAGAAAAGTATAATGCTTTCCCTGATGGCCTCCAAAAGCCTCAAGGTATTACATTTCAGCATAGCAAGTGACATCCATGCTGATTCAGGGTCAAAATCACTACACTGTTTAGAGTTAAGCAAAGAGAAAGATTTATATCTAAAATGGTTTTAAGCTTGTAAATAAATATTCAGCACAGGATATTAAGATGGAGATGAGTGGGGATCTGTAATTATTCCTGTTTATATCAATCAACAAATATCTCAAATTCgtagcagtgtttctcaactttTGAGTCATGTCCCATCTTGATATATAAAAATCCCATGCCCTTTCTGCAGTTTGTATTAGGAAAATACTTTCCCAAATGCcaaacatgcatttttaaatccATGTATGCCTCCTTGATGTTCTCACacatcttctctcctctctccaaaATAGAGAATAACCACTAATCTACACAATTAGTTTTTTTCATTACTTTATCAAATGGTTTTTAAATCTTGAGCCTTagttcatacattttttaaaaaatataaggaacAAGACCAGAtaagagagaaatgcaaatacaTACACATGTAAATACAGAAACAATCCTAAGAGTTTTCAGCTTGGGTAGTAGTCTTCTGTATAAGCTTAGATTTATTCTATTTCCCTGGTTCTTATTCTCTACTTTATTACAATCATATGATAACTTTTTTCAAAAAGCCACTTCAAACTCCTGGTGGAATGCAGTGGGTAAACACTTAAATGTTTTAATACTGTGGAAAATGACTGACTTATCAGCATACAATCATAGCATTCTGTCATACTAACATAACTTTTTTTCACATTACCTTCTACGAAGTCATTCTCATTAAATATCAGTTTCTCTCCAAGGGGACCATCCTCATCTTCCTGTTCATCATCTTCATCAGGATTATTAATGACCTCCAAGCCAGCTTCAATAACTTCCACCAATTCatctctcttgtcttttctaaCTGGCTTTTCCTCAGGATGGCGAGTGAGACCCATTTCCAATTGGAATACTTTCATTAAGGTAAAACTTTCAAAGGGAATGACCCCATACTCACTAGGTAGTTTGGCTCCTATACTAACTTCAGCTTTGTCAATCTGGGAATGAAGAAACTCTAAAAGATCACTAGATGCTTGTTCTTTGTGGCCTTGATAGCCTATGCCATTAGCCCCtacattctttctttcttgtaatgATCTCATCTTCTCACTCATTTCTTGTAATTCTTGCTTTAGTTGGGCAATTTGGCGTTTCAGACTGGTTGCCCTGGTTTGATAGTGTTCTTCTTGCTCCTGTAGTAGGGCTTGATAATACTCTTTACCATAATTTTCTCCAATGACTCCAGGAAGAGATGCATTTCCATCAGTCTGTGGGGCACATTCCAGAAGATACAAAAACAGTACCAAACTACAGAGTAAAGCAAGACCCAACAGCAACCAGTGGGTCCGGGTTTGAAGAATCAATCCTCTTCTAGGCATTCTTATTAATGTGGGCTTGCCAAACGAGATAAGTTCTTTGAGTGTTCATACCTTTAATAAAAGGTtatcaaaaaattcaaaacaaaatcaGGATTTCATAAAAGGCACCAAAATGAATTCTTCTGTAGCTTAAAAAATTTCTTCCTTTAGCACTCAAGTCTACTTGCAGAAATGAGAAGTTATGCATACTTCCTATATTGTTACCACGATATCCAGAATGAAGAAATCTGATCTACAGAATCAGAaaaattccattatatggatggTGACCTTTCTGAAAGAAACAGATCAGAATCAATCAGAATTTTGTTTCCTTAAGTATATCCCCTAATTGTTGGCAGCCTCAGTAAATTTATGTGACAACTATATACTGAGCACCATGAGAGGTATTAATACAATTTAGAATATTAGTAAATTGCgggaaaaattattaagaaaaatattttataaaacacaaaaatatgacATGTAATACTCCTAACCAGAGTAATGAATTAAAGAAACATTAACATTACTTTTAGCATAGTTTGTGTTAATAGATTCTACTGTTCTCTAATTATTtggacactagaggcctggtgtacaaaatttgtgcacagggaggtgtgggggggccctcagcccagcctgcaccctcttgcaatctgggaacccttgaaggatgtctgactgctggtttaatcgcaatccaggactgctggctcctaactgctcgcctgcctgcctgattgcccctaacccctctgcctgcctgcctgattgcccctaacccctctgcctgcctgcctgattgcccctaacccctctgcctgcctgcctgatcgcccctaagtgCCTCTACCTGcccacctgatcacccctaaccactcatatacctgcctgattgcccctaaccactcgcctgcctgcctcatcacccctaattgcctctgcctgcctggctcatcgcccctaaccactctgcctgcctaaccacctctgcctcggaccctgcagcttcatccagaatgatgtccagaaggtcgttcagctgtctggtctaattagcatattattatagattatactgCATGTAGCTCTATATTAACATAATATTTCAATCAACACACCATTCCCCACCTATTCCATATCACAACTTGGGTACTGAGTTTCTAGAAATTGTTTTTGTTATATTAATAATGGCTTGATAGATAGATTTAGGTTCTTTCAGTTTACTCAATTCAAGAATTTTACTTCGTTAATTTCTGATTCAAATCAGTCAATCTAAGAGCCTTAAAATTAAGTGAagggaaaaacaattttaaaaggtcaCAGACATCTGAAAAACacattaagaaacatttttacaTCCAAAATCCTCCAGTAGATTATTTGAGCATTAGATCACATAATTCTTTCAGAGTAACAGATTTCCTACACTTCTGGAAAGGCTTAGAGtctatataaagaaaaaacatgaacattttaatggtttttgttttgttttgttgtggttttttttgcagggaaaaaaataaaaaaccttttaTAAATTTACAAAATTACATGGTACCATCCATACCACAACCAGCTGTGTGAGCTCTCCCGTGTTTCTCTCTGAACAAAGGATTCTTAACTCTAGAAGTAAAGATGGTTACACTTAGCAGTCAGGAGACAGGGGAGGCCTCTGCCCAGAGAGAACTTCCATTCTAATGAAGTGTTTGTCAAGAAGGGTACGTAATAGTACAGGAGGCTTTTAACAGATGTTCTCTGCCAGTGCAGCAGGACCTATGGAAGATGATCACCAGGAACATGAGTCCTAGTCACTTTCTTACTGATTAGGAAAGCCTGGATGCTTTCTGTGAAAGATGCGGTACTGTGTGTTTTTTGTggaacatatatgtataaaatgtagGATAGAGTCAAACTTCTTATGGTTAGTAGACCACAAACAATGGGTACCCTTAGCCATTTATTGCTTTAGTTAACCAAATGATAACGAAGTAGCTTGAAAAATTTAATTCACCACTGAAATTGCAGTGTATATCACATATAGTTTTGTGTTAcaattatatatacatgtatatttataagATTTCCAcataaaatcttatataataaagatgtaatatgcaagtGGTTGTTATGCCATGAAGCATATAACAAcaggatcacggatcagcaggagggtggggggcagcgagctacaagtgggcggcggtggagagctacaggagggggcagggcagcaagctatgaggggggttgggggggtggagcTACAAGAAGGCGGGGCAGCAGGCGGGGAGCTACTAGCACCcggattcatgcgcagggctGTGTATTTATGTGGGTTGAGCTTTACTATGACAACATCTATTTTTCACATTgtaaattttgtttaattatgatgtagaaaacagaacaaaattttgGTATTAAGAAATTATCAAGGGAGCATATGAGATCTTACTCCCTGGTGTAtgccatcagtttggctcaaataaactccttttttttttttaaattaaatctttattgttcagattattacatttgttcctcttttttcccccccataactcccctcctcccagttcccgccccaccctccgccctcactccccacccactgtcctcatccataggtgcacgatttttgtccagtctcttcccacatctcccacacccctttccccccccaagaatagtcagtccattccctttctatgtccctgattctattataatcaacagttcattctgttcatcagatttattcacttgattcttagattcacttgttgatagatgcatatttgttgttcataatttgtatctttacctttttcttcctcttcctcttcttaaaggatacctttca encodes:
- the CSGALNACT2 gene encoding chondroitin sulfate N-acetylgalactosaminyltransferase 2, translated to MPRRGLILQTRTHWLLLGLALLCSLVLFLYLLECAPQTDGNASLPGVIGENYGKEYYQALLQEQEEHYQTRATSLKRQIAQLKQELQEMSEKMRSLQERKNVGANGIGYQGHKEQASSDLLEFLHSQIDKAEVSIGAKLPSEYGVIPFESFTLMKVFQLEMGLTRHPEEKPVRKDKRDELVEVIEAGLEVINNPDEDDEQEDEDGPLGEKLIFNENDFVEGYYRTERDKGTQYELFFKKADLMEYRHVTLFRPFGPLMKVKSEMIDITRSVINIIVPLAERTEAFAQFMQNFRDVCIHQDKRIHLTVVYFGKEGLSKVKSILESVTSESNFHNYTLVSLNEEFNRGRGLNVGARAWDKGEVLMFFCDVDIYFSAEFLNSCRLNAEPGKKVFYPVVFSLYNPAIVYANQNVPPPVEQQLVHKKDSGFWRDFGFGMTCQYRSDFLTIGGFDMEVKGWGGEDVHLYRKYLHGDLIVIRTPVPGLFHLWHEKRCADELTPEQYRMCIQSKAMNEASHSHMGMLVFREEIETHLRKQAYRTNSEAVG